In the genome of Pseudomonas protegens, one region contains:
- a CDS encoding NAD-dependent epimerase/dehydratase family protein translates to MSSPSVLIAGCGDVGSRLATQLLAEQWRVYGLRRTVSRLPQGVIGVAGDLFSEQCPKDWPQAPLDYLVYCAAATEHDEAGYRAAYVEGLQHVLSWLKQHGQQPKRLLFVSSSSVYQQQGGEWVDEHSPALATGYSGRLMLEAEQVALNSGLPATRVRLTGIYGPGREWLLTQVRRGYRVAIDPPLYGNRIHADDAAGLLAFLLEADRRGEALEDCYIGVDDAPAPLAEVVDWLREYLGVTEWADDASVRRTGSKRCSNARARALGWVPRYLSYRQGYAAILEGQG, encoded by the coding sequence ATGTCCTCCCCCTCTGTTTTGATCGCCGGTTGCGGTGATGTCGGGAGTCGCCTGGCGACTCAACTGCTGGCTGAGCAATGGCGGGTTTATGGCTTGCGCCGCACGGTGTCGCGCCTGCCTCAGGGAGTGATTGGCGTCGCCGGTGACCTGTTCAGCGAGCAATGCCCGAAGGACTGGCCGCAGGCGCCCCTGGATTATCTGGTGTACTGCGCGGCGGCCACCGAGCATGACGAGGCGGGGTATCGCGCAGCCTATGTCGAGGGCCTGCAGCATGTGCTGAGCTGGCTCAAGCAGCATGGCCAGCAGCCCAAGCGTCTGTTGTTCGTGTCCAGCAGCAGTGTCTACCAGCAGCAGGGCGGCGAATGGGTCGATGAGCATTCGCCGGCCCTGGCCACTGGCTACTCAGGCCGTTTGATGCTGGAAGCCGAGCAGGTGGCCTTGAACAGTGGGCTGCCTGCAACGCGGGTGCGCCTCACCGGCATCTACGGACCGGGCCGTGAATGGCTGCTGACCCAGGTGCGTCGCGGGTATCGGGTGGCGATTGATCCGCCGTTGTATGGCAATCGCATTCATGCCGACGATGCGGCGGGCCTGCTGGCGTTCCTGCTTGAGGCGGATCGTCGCGGCGAGGCGTTGGAGGATTGCTATATAGGGGTCGATGACGCGCCTGCGCCCCTGGCGGAGGTGGTCGACTGGCTGCGTGAATACCTGGGGGTGACCGAGTGGGCGGACGATGCCAGCGTGCGTCGCACCGGCAGCAAGCGCTGCAGCAATGCCCGCGCCCGGGCGTTGGGCTGGGTGCCGCGTTACCTGAGTTATCGCCAGGGGTATGCGGCGATTCTTGAGGGGCAAGGCTGA
- a CDS encoding RidA family protein, with the protein MTKTVITSEKAPAAIGTYSQAIKAGNTVYMSGQIPLDPKTMELVEGFEAQTVQVFENLKSVAEAAGGSFKDIVKLNIFLTDLSHFAKVNEIMGKYFQQPYPARAAIGVAALPKGAQVEMDAILVIE; encoded by the coding sequence ATGACCAAGACCGTTATCACCAGCGAAAAGGCCCCGGCCGCCATCGGCACCTACTCCCAGGCCATCAAGGCGGGCAACACCGTCTACATGTCGGGCCAGATTCCCCTCGATCCAAAAACCATGGAACTGGTGGAAGGCTTCGAAGCCCAGACCGTCCAGGTCTTCGAGAACCTCAAGTCGGTAGCCGAGGCCGCTGGCGGTTCGTTCAAGGACATCGTCAAGCTGAACATCTTCCTCACCGACCTGAGCCACTTCGCCAAGGTCAACGAGATCATGGGCAAGTACTTCCAGCAGCCTTACCCAGCCCGCGCCGCCATTGGCGTGGCCGCCCTGCCCAAGGGCGCACAGGTTGAAATGGATGCCATTCTGGTCATCGAGTAA
- the spoT gene encoding bifunctional GTP diphosphokinase/guanosine-3',5'-bis pyrophosphate 3'-pyrophosphohydrolase, which produces MPSIDALADRLSTYLGTDQVNLVRRAYFYAEQAHDGQRRRSGEAYVTHPLAVANILADMHMDHQSLMAAMLHDVIEDTGIAKEALSAQFGETVAELVDGVSKLTQMNFETKAEAQAENFQKMAMAMARDIRVILVKLADRLHNMRTLEVLSGEKRRRIAKETLEIYAPIANRLGMHSIRIEFEDLGFKAMHPMRSARIYQAVKRARGNRKEIVNKIEESLSHCLAIDGIQGEVSGRQKHLYGIYKKMRGKRRAFNEIMDVYAFRIIVDKVDTCYRVLGAVHNLYKPLPGRFKDYIAIPKANGYQSLHTTLFGMHGVPIEIQIRTREMEEMANNGIAAHWLYKSSGDEQPKGTHARARQWVKGVLEMQQRAGNSLEFIESVKIDLFPDEVYVFTPKGRIMELPKGSTAVDFAYAVHTDVGNSCIACRINRRLAPLSEPLQSGSTVEIVSAPGARPNPAWLNFVVTGKARTHIRHALKLQRRSESISLGERLLNKVLNGFDSSLEKIPAERVQAILQEYRLELIEDLLEDIGLGNRMAYVVARRLLGEGEQLPSPEGPLAIRGTEGLVLSYAKCCTPIPGDPIVGHLSAGKGMVVHLDNCRNISEIRHNPEKCIQLSWAKDVTGEFNVELRVELEHQRGLIALLASSVNAADGNIEKISMDERDGRISVVQLVVSVHDRVHLARVIKKLRALTGVIRITRMRA; this is translated from the coding sequence ATGCCGAGCATAGACGCCCTCGCCGATCGCTTATCGACCTATCTCGGCACGGACCAGGTCAATCTGGTCCGCCGAGCGTATTTCTACGCCGAACAAGCCCATGACGGTCAGCGCCGTCGCAGCGGCGAGGCGTACGTCACGCACCCACTCGCGGTAGCGAACATTCTTGCCGACATGCACATGGACCATCAGAGCCTGATGGCCGCGATGCTGCATGACGTGATCGAAGACACCGGCATCGCCAAGGAAGCGCTCAGCGCGCAGTTTGGCGAAACCGTGGCCGAACTGGTCGACGGGGTCAGCAAACTGACCCAGATGAACTTCGAGACCAAGGCCGAAGCCCAAGCGGAAAACTTCCAGAAGATGGCCATGGCCATGGCTCGCGATATTCGCGTGATCCTGGTCAAGCTGGCTGACCGCCTGCACAACATGCGCACCCTGGAAGTGCTCTCCGGCGAGAAGCGCCGGCGGATCGCCAAGGAAACCCTGGAGATCTACGCCCCCATCGCCAATCGCCTGGGCATGCACAGCATCCGCATCGAATTCGAAGACCTGGGCTTCAAGGCGATGCACCCGATGCGTTCCGCGCGGATCTACCAGGCGGTCAAGCGCGCCCGGGGCAATCGCAAGGAAATCGTCAACAAGATCGAAGAATCCCTCAGCCACTGCCTGGCCATCGACGGCATCCAGGGCGAGGTCAGCGGTCGCCAGAAGCACCTGTACGGTATCTACAAGAAGATGCGCGGCAAGCGTCGCGCCTTCAACGAGATCATGGACGTCTATGCGTTCCGCATCATCGTCGACAAGGTAGACACCTGCTATCGCGTGCTCGGCGCTGTACATAATTTGTACAAACCACTGCCGGGACGCTTCAAGGACTACATCGCCATTCCCAAGGCCAACGGCTATCAGTCGCTGCACACCACGCTGTTCGGCATGCACGGCGTACCGATCGAGATCCAGATCCGTACCCGGGAAATGGAAGAAATGGCCAACAACGGCATCGCCGCCCACTGGCTGTACAAATCCAGTGGCGACGAACAGCCCAAAGGCACCCATGCCCGCGCCCGCCAATGGGTCAAGGGCGTCCTGGAGATGCAGCAGCGCGCCGGCAACTCCCTGGAGTTCATCGAAAGCGTAAAGATCGACCTGTTCCCGGACGAGGTCTACGTGTTCACGCCCAAAGGCCGGATCATGGAGCTGCCCAAAGGCTCCACAGCGGTGGACTTCGCCTACGCGGTACACACCGACGTGGGCAACAGCTGCATCGCCTGCCGGATCAACCGCCGCCTGGCCCCGCTGTCGGAACCCCTGCAAAGCGGCTCCACCGTGGAAATCGTCAGCGCCCCAGGGGCACGCCCAAATCCGGCCTGGCTCAACTTCGTGGTCACCGGCAAGGCCCGCACCCATATTCGTCACGCCCTCAAGCTGCAGCGCCGCTCCGAGTCCATCAGCCTCGGCGAACGCCTGCTGAACAAGGTGCTCAACGGTTTCGACAGCTCGCTGGAAAAAATCCCGGCGGAACGTGTCCAGGCGATTCTCCAGGAATACCGCCTGGAACTGATCGAAGACCTGCTGGAAGACATCGGCCTGGGCAACCGCATGGCCTACGTCGTGGCCCGCCGCCTGCTGGGCGAAGGCGAACAGTTGCCAAGCCCGGAAGGCCCGCTGGCGATCCGCGGCACCGAAGGCCTGGTGCTGAGCTACGCCAAGTGCTGCACGCCGATCCCGGGCGATCCGATCGTCGGCCACCTGTCCGCTGGCAAAGGGATGGTGGTGCACCTGGACAACTGCCGCAATATCAGCGAAATCCGCCACAACCCGGAAAAATGCATCCAGCTGTCCTGGGCCAAGGATGTCACCGGCGAATTCAACGTCGAACTGCGCGTCGAGCTGGAACACCAGCGCGGCCTGATCGCGCTGCTGGCCAGCAGCGTCAACGCCGCCGACGGCAACATCGAGAAAATCAGCATGGACGAACGCGATGGTCGCATCAGCGTGGTCCAACTGGTGGTCAGCGTGCACGACCGCGTGCACCTGGCCCGCGTGATCAAGAAACTGCGCGCCCTGACCGGGGTCATCCGCATCACCCGCATGCGCGCGTAG
- the rpoZ gene encoding DNA-directed RNA polymerase subunit omega: protein MARVTVEDCLEHVDNRFELVMLSTKRARQLATGGKEPKVAWENDKPTVVALREIAEGLIDYAAIAEAEIVEDEPLFAAFEDESNEAV from the coding sequence ATGGCCCGCGTAACCGTTGAAGACTGTCTAGAACACGTGGATAACCGCTTTGAGCTGGTCATGCTCTCTACCAAGCGTGCCCGTCAACTGGCAACCGGCGGCAAAGAGCCGAAAGTAGCATGGGAAAACGACAAGCCTACCGTTGTCGCTCTGCGCGAAATCGCTGAAGGCCTGATCGACTATGCAGCTATCGCCGAAGCCGAAATCGTTGAAGACGAGCCGCTTTTTGCTGCTTTCGAGGACGAGTCCAACGAGGCAGTCTGA
- the gmk gene encoding guanylate kinase — translation MTHSTGTLYIISAPSGAGKSSLVKALTDANPEIRVSISHTTRAMRPGEVNGVNYHFVERSEFVKMIEHGDFLERAEVFGNLYGTSQSHLQQTLDEGHDLILEIDWQGAEQVRKLMPQARSIFILPPSLQALHQRLTNRGQDSDEIIEGRMREAVSEMSHYVDYDYLIINDDFAHALDDLKAIFRSNQLQQKRQQQRFGKLLAELLG, via the coding sequence ATGACCCACAGCACCGGCACCCTGTACATCATTTCCGCCCCATCGGGCGCAGGCAAAAGCAGCCTGGTCAAGGCTCTGACCGACGCCAACCCGGAGATCCGCGTCTCGATCTCCCACACCACCCGCGCCATGCGCCCGGGTGAAGTGAATGGCGTGAACTATCACTTCGTCGAACGCAGTGAATTCGTGAAGATGATCGAGCACGGCGACTTTCTGGAGCGCGCCGAAGTCTTCGGCAACCTCTATGGCACCTCGCAAAGCCACCTGCAACAGACCCTGGACGAAGGCCACGACCTGATCCTGGAAATCGACTGGCAAGGCGCGGAGCAGGTACGCAAGCTGATGCCCCAGGCGCGCTCGATCTTCATCCTGCCGCCATCCTTGCAGGCCTTGCACCAGCGCCTGACCAATCGCGGGCAAGACAGCGACGAGATCATCGAAGGGCGGATGCGTGAAGCCGTCAGCGAAATGAGCCATTACGTCGACTACGACTACCTGATCATCAACGACGATTTCGCCCACGCGCTGGACGATCTGAAGGCCATTTTCCGCTCCAATCAACTGCAACAGAAACGTCAGCAGCAGCGTTTCGGCAAGTTGCTGGCCGAACTGCTGGGCTAA
- a CDS encoding YicC/YloC family endoribonuclease: MVHSMTAFARVERAGTRGTLSWELRSVNSRYLEPHLRLPEAFRDLEGAVREALRQGLSRGKVECTLRFAEETTGKPLQVDRERAAQLVAAAETVAGLIKQPAALNPLEVLAWPGVLVADASDPQALNSDALALFNQGLKELKSGREREGAELARLINERLSSMEEDVATLRELVPQMLATQRQKVLDRFADMQVELDPTRLEQEMVLLAQKSDVAEELDRLSTHITEVRRVLKSGGAAGRRLDFLMQELNREANTLGSKAFDPRSTQAAVNLKVLIEQMREQVQNIE; the protein is encoded by the coding sequence ATGGTGCATAGCATGACCGCCTTCGCACGGGTCGAACGGGCTGGAACTCGGGGCACCCTGAGCTGGGAGTTGCGCTCGGTCAACAGCCGCTACCTGGAGCCGCACCTGCGCTTGCCGGAAGCCTTCCGCGATCTCGAAGGCGCAGTCCGCGAAGCACTGCGCCAGGGCTTGTCCCGGGGCAAAGTCGAATGCACCCTGCGCTTCGCCGAGGAAACCACCGGCAAGCCATTGCAGGTCGATCGTGAGCGGGCAGCACAGCTGGTCGCAGCGGCCGAGACGGTTGCCGGCCTGATCAAGCAGCCGGCGGCCCTGAACCCGCTGGAAGTGCTGGCCTGGCCAGGCGTGCTGGTGGCCGACGCCAGCGATCCGCAAGCCTTGAACAGCGATGCCTTGGCCCTGTTCAACCAGGGCCTGAAAGAATTGAAGAGCGGTCGCGAACGCGAGGGCGCCGAGCTGGCCCGACTGATCAACGAGCGCCTGTCATCCATGGAGGAAGACGTCGCGACACTGCGCGAGCTGGTTCCGCAGATGCTCGCGACCCAGCGCCAGAAAGTCCTCGACCGTTTCGCCGACATGCAGGTCGAGCTGGACCCGACCCGCCTCGAGCAAGAGATGGTCCTGCTGGCGCAGAAAAGCGACGTCGCCGAAGAACTGGATCGCCTGAGCACCCACATCACCGAAGTACGCCGGGTGCTCAAGTCCGGCGGCGCTGCCGGTCGGCGCCTGGACTTCCTGATGCAGGAGCTCAACCGCGAAGCCAACACCCTGGGCTCCAAGGCCTTCGACCCGCGCAGCACCCAGGCTGCGGTCAACCTCAAGGTGTTGATCGAGCAGATGCGCGAACAAGTGCAGAACATTGAGTAA
- the rph gene encoding ribonuclease PH yields MKRPSGRAADQLRSIRITRNYTKHAEGSVLVEFGDTKVICTVSVENGVPRFLKGQGQGWLTAEYGMLPRSTGERNQREASRGKQGGRTLEIQRLIGRSLRAALDMSKLGDITLYVDCDVIQADGGTRTASITGAMVALVDALKVIKKRGGLKGGDPLKQMIAAVSVGMYQGEPVLDLDYLEDSAAETDLNVVMTSTGGFIEVQGTAEGAPFQPAELNAMLALAQQGMNEIFQLQQAALAD; encoded by the coding sequence ATGAAACGTCCAAGTGGTCGCGCTGCCGATCAGCTCCGCTCGATCCGCATTACCCGCAACTACACCAAACACGCCGAGGGATCTGTACTGGTCGAGTTCGGTGATACCAAAGTGATCTGCACGGTCAGTGTCGAGAATGGTGTGCCGCGCTTCCTCAAGGGCCAGGGTCAAGGCTGGTTGACGGCCGAATACGGCATGCTGCCGCGGTCCACCGGCGAGCGTAACCAGCGTGAAGCCAGCCGTGGCAAGCAGGGCGGCCGCACCCTGGAGATCCAGCGCCTGATCGGTCGTTCCCTGCGCGCTGCGCTGGACATGTCCAAACTGGGCGACATCACCCTGTATGTCGATTGCGATGTGATCCAGGCTGATGGCGGCACCCGTACCGCATCGATCACTGGCGCGATGGTGGCTCTGGTCGACGCCTTGAAAGTGATCAAGAAGCGTGGCGGCCTGAAAGGCGGTGATCCGTTGAAGCAGATGATTGCCGCAGTATCGGTGGGTATGTATCAGGGTGAGCCGGTCCTGGACCTGGACTACCTGGAAGACTCGGCCGCTGAAACCGACCTCAATGTCGTCATGACCAGCACCGGTGGTTTCATCGAAGTGCAGGGCACCGCCGAAGGCGCGCCGTTCCAGCCGGCCGAACTGAACGCGATGCTGGCCCTGGCCCAGCAAGGCATGAACGAGATTTTCCAACTGCAGCAGGCGGCGCTCGCCGATTGA
- a CDS encoding DUF4870 domain-containing protein — MSDEQLPQPAPSHEVRQWAMFCHLSALLGIWVPFGTLIGPLILWQMKRETDPFIDAQGKEALNFQLTVAIASAVCFLLMIVVIGFFMFGLLAIGALVLTIIGGVKAGEGVPYRYPFTWRLIK; from the coding sequence ATGAGTGATGAGCAACTGCCACAACCTGCGCCGAGCCATGAAGTCCGGCAATGGGCGATGTTTTGTCACCTGTCCGCCTTGCTGGGGATCTGGGTTCCCTTCGGTACGCTGATCGGGCCGCTGATTCTCTGGCAGATGAAGCGCGAGACGGATCCCTTTATCGATGCCCAGGGCAAGGAAGCGCTGAACTTCCAGCTGACGGTCGCCATTGCGTCGGCAGTCTGCTTCCTGTTGATGATCGTGGTGATCGGTTTCTTTATGTTCGGCCTGCTGGCGATTGGCGCCTTGGTGCTGACCATCATCGGTGGGGTCAAGGCGGGTGAGGGCGTGCCGTATCGGTATCCTTTCACCTGGCGCCTGATCAAGTAG
- a CDS encoding exodeoxyribonuclease III: MRIISVNVNGIQAAVERGLLSWLQAQNADVICLQDTRASAFELDDPAFQLDGYFLYACDAEVPAQGGVALYSRLQPKAVISGLGFETADRYGRYLQADFDKVSIATLLLPSGQNGDEDLNQKFKLMDDFARYLDKQRRKRREYIYCGSLYVAQQKLDIKNWRDSQQSPGFLAPERAWMDEIIGNMGYVDALREVSREGDQYSWWPDNEQAEMLNLGWRFDYQLLTPGLRRFVRSARLPRQPRFSQHAPLIVDYDWTLTI, encoded by the coding sequence ATGCGGATCATCAGTGTGAACGTCAATGGTATTCAGGCTGCAGTGGAGCGTGGTTTGCTCAGTTGGCTGCAGGCACAGAATGCCGACGTCATCTGCCTGCAGGACACCCGCGCCTCTGCCTTTGAACTGGATGACCCAGCCTTCCAACTGGATGGCTACTTCCTTTATGCCTGCGATGCTGAAGTCCCTGCCCAAGGCGGCGTGGCTTTGTATTCGCGGTTGCAGCCGAAGGCGGTCATCAGCGGCCTCGGCTTCGAGACAGCCGATCGTTACGGGCGCTACCTGCAAGCCGATTTCGACAAGGTCAGCATCGCGACCTTGCTGCTTCCATCAGGGCAGAACGGCGATGAAGACTTGAACCAGAAGTTCAAGCTAATGGACGACTTCGCCCGTTATCTGGATAAACAGCGGCGCAAACGTCGCGAGTACATCTATTGTGGCTCGCTGTACGTGGCGCAACAGAAGCTGGATATCAAGAACTGGCGTGACAGCCAGCAATCTCCGGGCTTCCTGGCACCCGAGCGTGCCTGGATGGACGAGATCATTGGCAACATGGGCTATGTCGACGCACTGCGCGAAGTCAGCCGCGAAGGCGATCAGTACAGCTGGTGGCCGGACAACGAACAGGCCGAGATGCTCAACCTGGGCTGGCGCTTTGACTACCAGCTGCTGACTCCTGGCCTGCGCCGCTTTGTCCGTAGCGCTCGCCTGCCGCGTCAGCCGCGCTTCTCGCAGCACGCACCACTGATCGTGGACTATGACTGGACGCTGACCATCTAA
- the pyrE gene encoding orotate phosphoribosyltransferase — translation MQAYQRDFIRFAIDRGVLRFGEFTLKSGRTSPYFFNAGLFNSGSALAQLGRFYAAAIVESGIAFDVLFGPAYKGIPLAAATAVALAEHHQRDLPWCFNRKEAKAHGEGGSLVGAPLTGDVLIIDDVITAGTAIREVMQIIESQDGAKAAGVLIALNRQERGNGELSAIQEVERDFGIPVVSIVSLTQVLQFLADDPALKQHLPAVEAYRAQYGI, via the coding sequence ATGCAGGCGTATCAGCGCGATTTCATTCGTTTTGCCATCGATCGCGGGGTTTTGCGCTTCGGTGAGTTCACCCTGAAGTCCGGGCGCACCAGTCCTTACTTCTTCAATGCCGGCCTGTTCAACAGCGGTTCGGCCCTGGCCCAGCTGGGGCGTTTCTATGCCGCGGCGATCGTCGAAAGCGGCATTGCCTTCGATGTGCTGTTTGGCCCGGCTTATAAAGGCATTCCTCTGGCAGCGGCTACAGCCGTTGCTCTGGCTGAGCATCATCAGCGCGATCTGCCTTGGTGCTTCAACCGCAAGGAAGCCAAGGCGCACGGCGAGGGCGGCAGCCTGGTGGGCGCGCCATTGACCGGCGACGTGCTGATCATTGATGACGTGATCACCGCAGGCACCGCCATTCGCGAGGTGATGCAGATCATCGAGTCCCAGGACGGCGCCAAGGCGGCCGGGGTGTTGATCGCCCTGAACCGTCAGGAGCGCGGCAACGGCGAGCTGTCGGCGATCCAGGAAGTCGAGCGTGACTTCGGTATTCCCGTAGTGAGCATCGTTTCCCTGACCCAGGTCCTGCAGTTCCTGGCAGACGACCCGGCGCTCAAGCAGCATCTGCCCGCAGTGGAAGCCTACCGCGCGCAATACGGTATCTGA
- the argB gene encoding acetylglutamate kinase, protein MTIERDAAANTAKVLSEALPYIRRYVGKTLVIKYGGNAMESEELKTGFARDIVLMKAVGINPVVVHGGGPQIGDLLKRLSIESHFVDGMRVTDAQTMDVVEMVLGGQVNKDIVNLINRHGGSAIGLTGKDAELIRAKKLTVTRKTPEMTTPEIIDIGHVGEVVGINTDLLNLLVKGDFIPVIAPIGVGANGESYNINADLVAGKVAEALKAEKLMLLTNIAGLMDKSGKVLTGLSTQQVDELIADGTIYGGMLPKIRCALEAVQGGVGSSLIIDGRVPNAILLEIFTDTGVGTLISNRKRP, encoded by the coding sequence ATGACCATCGAACGCGATGCCGCCGCCAATACCGCCAAGGTCCTATCCGAAGCGCTGCCTTACATCCGCCGCTATGTCGGCAAGACCCTGGTGATCAAGTACGGCGGCAACGCTATGGAGAGCGAGGAGCTGAAAACCGGCTTCGCCCGCGACATCGTGCTGATGAAGGCTGTCGGGATCAACCCGGTGGTGGTGCACGGCGGCGGCCCGCAGATCGGCGACCTGCTCAAGCGCCTGTCGATTGAAAGCCACTTCGTCGACGGCATGCGCGTGACCGACGCGCAGACCATGGACGTGGTGGAGATGGTCCTCGGCGGTCAGGTCAACAAGGACATCGTCAACCTGATCAACCGGCATGGCGGCAGCGCCATCGGTCTGACCGGTAAAGATGCCGAGCTGATCCGTGCGAAAAAGCTCACCGTGACCCGCAAGACACCGGAAATGACCACGCCGGAAATCATCGATATCGGCCATGTGGGCGAAGTGGTCGGGATCAATACCGATCTTCTGAATCTGCTGGTCAAGGGCGATTTCATCCCGGTGATTGCGCCGATTGGCGTTGGCGCCAATGGTGAGTCCTACAACATCAACGCCGACCTGGTTGCCGGCAAGGTGGCCGAAGCGCTGAAAGCCGAGAAGCTGATGCTGCTGACCAACATTGCCGGCCTGATGGACAAGTCGGGCAAGGTATTGACGGGCCTGAGCACCCAGCAGGTCGACGAACTGATCGCCGACGGCACCATCTACGGCGGCATGCTGCCGAAAATCCGCTGCGCCCTGGAAGCGGTGCAAGGCGGCGTCGGCAGCTCGCTGATCATCGACGGTCGCGTGCCCAACGCGATTCTGCTGGAGATCTTCACCGATACCGGTGTTGGCACCCTGATCAGCAATCGCAAGCGCCCTTAA
- the dut gene encoding dUTP diphosphatase: MHALQAKILDPRIGNEFPLPQYATPGSAGLDLRAMLKQDTVLEPGQTLLIPTGLSVYIGDPGLAALILPRSGLGHKHGIVLGNLVGLIDSDYQGELMVSCWNRGQTAFNIAVGERIAQLVLVPVVQAHFEVVEAFDESQRGVGGFGHSGSH; this comes from the coding sequence ATGCACGCTTTACAAGCCAAGATCCTCGACCCACGCATCGGCAACGAATTCCCTCTGCCGCAGTACGCCACGCCGGGCTCCGCCGGCCTCGACCTGCGGGCCATGCTCAAGCAAGACACGGTCCTGGAACCGGGCCAGACCCTACTGATTCCAACCGGCCTGTCGGTCTACATCGGCGATCCGGGCCTGGCGGCGCTGATCCTGCCGCGTTCGGGCCTGGGCCATAAGCACGGCATCGTGCTGGGCAATCTGGTGGGGTTGATCGATTCGGACTACCAGGGCGAACTGATGGTGTCCTGCTGGAACCGTGGCCAGACCGCCTTCAACATCGCCGTCGGCGAGCGCATCGCCCAACTGGTGCTGGTGCCCGTGGTCCAGGCGCATTTCGAGGTGGTTGAAGCCTTTGACGAAAGCCAGCGCGGTGTAGGCGGCTTCGGTCACTCCGGCAGCCACTGA
- the coaBC gene encoding bifunctional phosphopantothenoylcysteine decarboxylase/phosphopantothenate--cysteine ligase CoaBC produces MQRLYRKRIVLGVGGGIAAYKSAELVRRLLDQGAEVRVVMTRGGSEFITPLTMQALSGHPVHLDLLDPAAEAAMGHIELAKWADLVLIAPATADLIARLAQGIADDLLTTLVLATDATVAIAPAMNQAMWRDPATQANTQLLQSRGLKVFGPASGSQACGDVGLGRMLEANDLALCAADCFQHQALTGKHLLITAGPTQENIDPVRYITNHSSGKMGFALAEAAVEAGARVTLITGPVHLPTPDRVTRIDVVSARDMLAACEAAIPCDVFIASAAVADYRPEVVAPQKLKKDPTKGDGLLLQMVRNPDILATIASRPDRPFSVGFAAETENLLDYAARKLKDKNLDLIVANDVANPSIGFNSEENACSVIDRELHATLFAQTSKGKIARQLISFIAERLNQV; encoded by the coding sequence ATGCAGCGGCTGTATCGGAAACGCATCGTGCTCGGCGTCGGCGGCGGCATTGCCGCCTATAAGAGCGCGGAGCTGGTTCGCCGACTCCTCGACCAGGGCGCCGAAGTGCGCGTGGTCATGACCCGGGGCGGCAGTGAATTCATCACCCCGCTGACCATGCAGGCCCTCTCCGGGCACCCTGTTCACCTCGACCTGCTGGATCCGGCCGCCGAAGCCGCCATGGGCCATATCGAGCTGGCCAAATGGGCCGACCTGGTGCTGATCGCCCCCGCCACCGCCGACCTGATCGCCCGCCTGGCCCAGGGCATTGCCGACGACCTGCTGACGACCCTGGTCCTGGCCACCGATGCTACCGTCGCCATCGCTCCGGCCATGAACCAGGCCATGTGGCGCGATCCGGCCACCCAGGCCAACACCCAACTGCTGCAAAGTCGCGGCCTGAAAGTCTTCGGCCCGGCCTCCGGAAGCCAGGCCTGTGGCGACGTCGGCCTGGGCCGCATGCTGGAAGCCAACGATCTGGCGCTGTGCGCCGCCGACTGCTTCCAGCACCAGGCACTGACCGGCAAACACCTGCTGATCACCGCCGGACCGACCCAGGAAAACATCGATCCGGTGCGCTACATCACCAACCATAGCTCAGGAAAAATGGGCTTCGCCCTGGCCGAGGCTGCTGTCGAGGCCGGTGCCCGGGTCACCCTGATCACCGGACCGGTGCACCTGCCGACCCCCGACAGAGTCACGCGGATCGACGTGGTCAGCGCTCGCGACATGCTCGCGGCCTGTGAGGCAGCCATCCCGTGCGACGTTTTCATCGCCTCTGCGGCGGTCGCGGACTACCGCCCGGAAGTCGTCGCCCCACAGAAATTAAAGAAAGACCCTACGAAAGGTGATGGCCTGCTACTACAGATGGTGCGTAACCCAGACATCCTGGCCACCATCGCCAGCCGGCCGGATCGCCCTTTCAGTGTCGGTTTCGCCGCCGAGACCGAGAATCTGCTCGACTACGCTGCACGCAAATTGAAGGACAAGAACCTCGACCTGATCGTCGCCAACGACGTGGCCAACCCGAGCATTGGCTTCAACAGCGAGGAAAACGCCTGCAGCGTGATTGACCGGGAGTTGCACGCCACTCTCTTCGCCCAGACCAGCAAGGGCAAGATTGCCCGCCAACTGATCTCTTTTATCGCCGAACGGCTGAACCAGGTTTAA